The following coding sequences are from one Candidatus Borkfalkia ceftriaxoniphila window:
- a CDS encoding YdbT family protein has protein sequence MKTEVKCYKCGKRISVYDYATTDICPECMSFIDVAQAKAALEEEEKALSAPVTDQSEQSEKTDAPLTETAAEPKAADLQAEEENWRAPWRKVLQRTKGLTDLSQFDSVRGDAKEAFQKMSASERAQLYKTHGKTLAERRETLVNRIKAADADVSYIESGEKETKKKHTWLWALIPIVVVFFIVFAILSETSSMVNVATGIVFFLVVIVFIIIASVGIAYDYKKKQATQNSSFAAGAGEERKSKRYLSAPERADIRKEIDDIDWLCGFMKF, from the coding sequence ATGAAAACGGAAGTGAAGTGTTACAAGTGCGGCAAGCGGATCTCCGTGTACGATTACGCGACGACGGATATCTGTCCCGAGTGCATGTCCTTTATCGACGTAGCGCAGGCGAAAGCGGCGCTCGAAGAGGAAGAAAAAGCGCTTTCGGCGCCCGTAACGGACCAATCGGAGCAAAGCGAAAAGACCGACGCGCCTTTGACGGAAACCGCCGCGGAGCCGAAAGCCGCGGATCTACAAGCGGAAGAAGAAAACTGGCGTGCGCCGTGGCGGAAAGTTTTGCAAAGGACCAAGGGACTGACCGACCTTTCGCAATTCGACTCCGTGCGCGGCGACGCGAAAGAGGCGTTTCAAAAGATGAGCGCCTCGGAGCGCGCGCAACTCTATAAAACGCACGGCAAGACGCTCGCAGAGCGGAGAGAAACGCTCGTAAACCGCATCAAAGCCGCGGACGCGGATGTTTCGTACATAGAAAGCGGCGAAAAGGAAACGAAGAAGAAGCATACATGGCTGTGGGCGCTGATCCCGATCGTCGTCGTCTTTTTTATTGTCTTTGCCATATTGTCGGAAACATCTTCTATGGTAAATGTGGCGACGGGAATCGTTTTTTTTCTTGTCGTTATCGTATTCATCATCATTGCGAGCGTGGGCATCGCCTACGACTATAAGAAAAAACAGGCCACGCAGAACTCTTCCTTTGCGGCGGGCGCGGGTGAAGAGCGGAAAAGCAAGCGCTATCTGAGCGCGCCGGAACGCGCGGATATACGCAAAGAAATCGACGATATCGATTGGCTTTGCGGTTTTATGAAATTCTGA
- a CDS encoding branched-chain amino acid aminotransferase, producing MKFIQADVLKQKPTDESKLGFGKIFTDYMFTMKYKVGQGWYDAQIEPHRPIAFDLATTVFHYAQGIFEGLKAFKNEKGEIRVFRPEENFKRMNRSAVRMCIPEIDEKLVLEGLFELLKIEKDWIPTSPGTALYIRPSIVATNVALGVHAGTEYLFFIILSPVGSYYAHGLAPTRLLVEDFYTRATVGGTGEAKCIANYAVSLRAGEEAAKKGFDQVLWLDANEKKYVEEVGSMNMFFVIDGEVITPMLTGSILPGITRKSCIELLKANGYKVSERKISIDEVIEAQAAGKLDEAFGTGTAAVISPVGMMEYKGRDYVVNNNEMGKITKWLYDTITGIQTGRLADTHNWVVKL from the coding sequence ATGAAATTCATTCAGGCAGACGTGTTGAAACAAAAACCGACGGACGAAAGCAAACTCGGTTTCGGCAAAATTTTTACCGACTATATGTTCACGATGAAATACAAAGTCGGACAGGGCTGGTACGATGCGCAGATCGAACCGCACCGTCCCATCGCCTTCGATCTCGCCACCACCGTGTTCCATTACGCGCAGGGCATTTTCGAAGGTCTGAAAGCCTTTAAAAACGAGAAGGGCGAGATCCGCGTATTCCGTCCCGAAGAGAATTTCAAGAGAATGAACCGTTCGGCGGTTCGCATGTGCATTCCCGAGATCGACGAAAAACTCGTGCTCGAAGGGCTTTTCGAACTTTTGAAGATCGAAAAGGACTGGATACCCACCTCGCCCGGCACGGCGCTCTATATCCGTCCCAGCATCGTTGCGACCAACGTGGCGCTCGGCGTGCACGCGGGCACCGAATACCTGTTCTTTATCATCCTGTCGCCCGTAGGCAGTTACTACGCGCACGGACTGGCGCCCACGCGCCTTTTGGTGGAGGATTTCTACACCCGTGCGACCGTGGGCGGTACGGGCGAGGCGAAGTGTATCGCCAACTACGCCGTTTCTTTGAGGGCGGGCGAAGAGGCTGCGAAAAAGGGCTTCGACCAGGTGCTGTGGCTGGACGCCAACGAGAAAAAATACGTGGAGGAAGTCGGCTCCATGAATATGTTCTTCGTCATCGACGGAGAAGTGATCACTCCCATGCTGACCGGCTCCATTCTCCCCGGCATTACGAGAAAGAGTTGCATCGAGTTGTTGAAAGCCAACGGCTATAAAGTGAGCGAGCGCAAAATTTCCATTGACGAAGTCATTGAGGCGCAGGCTGCGGGAAAACTGGACGAGGCGTTCGGCACGGGCACCGCGGCGGTCATCTCGCCCGTGGGCATGATGGAATACAAGGGCAGAGATTACGTCGTGAATAATAACGAGATGGGCAAGATCACCAAATGGCTGTACGACACCATAACGGGCATTCAGACGGGACGGCTTGCCGATACGCATAACTGGGTGGTAAAACTTTGA